The Brachyhypopomus gauderio isolate BG-103 chromosome 17, BGAUD_0.2, whole genome shotgun sequence genome includes a window with the following:
- the LOC143480733 gene encoding ADP-ribosylation factor-like protein 13B, with protein sequence MASCCSWLKRWRKPAKKVTLLMVGLDNAGKTAAVRGIQGENPVNVAPTVGFSKVDLKQGKFQVTIFDLGGGTRIRGIWENYYSESHGVVFVVDSSDIQRIHETRATLAEVLRHPRIAGKPVLVLANKQDRDGALLEGEIIESLSLEKLVNEHKCRCQLEPCSAVLGYGRTVDKSIRRGLKWLLSNIAEDYEAIAERVRRDTAKQRAWEEQDRKERAERVRQIREERDRKEREEAEQEERRVKEKKEEEEGANMPNPFQPIYNVVHEEDNKETGKGEDALQGGALNCRSKPKEDVESTKSGPADQAQKKSRKLRLRWRNNRVEPLRVEDST encoded by the exons ATGGCGAGCTGCTGCAGCTGGTTGAAGAGGTGGCGTAAGCCTGCAAA GAAGGTGACGTTGTTGATGGTGGGCCTGGACAATGCTGGCAAGACTGCAGCCGTGCGGGGCATTCAGGGAG AGAACCCAGTCAATGTGGCCCCCACGGTGGGCTTCTCCAAGGTGGACCTGAAACAAGGCAAGTTCCAGGTGACCATCTTCGACCTTGGCGGCGGGACGCGCATCCGCGGCATCTGGGAGAACTACTACTCAGAGTCGCATGGCGTGGTGTTCGTGGTGGACTCCAGCGACATCCAGCGGATCCATGAGACCAGAGCCACCCTGGCCGAGGTCCTCCGACACCCTCGCATCGCCGGCAAGCCCGTGCTAGT ACTGGCCAATAAGCAGGACCGGGACGGAGCATTGCTTGAAGGCGAAATCATTGAGAGCCTGTCATTGGAGAAGCTGGTCAATGAGCATAAATGTCGCTGTCAGCTT GAGCCGTGCTCGGCGGTGTTGGGCTACGGCCGGACGGTGGACAAGTCCATCAGGAGAGGCCTGAAATGGCTCCTGAGCAACATCGCCGAGGACTACGAGGCGATCGCCGAGCGCGTGCGGAGGGACACGGCCAAGCAGCGGGCCTGGGAGGAGCAAGACAGGAAGGAGCGAGCGGAACGAGTGCGGCAAATACGGGAGGAGAG GGACAGGAAAGAgcgtgaggaggcggagcaggaagagaggcgagtgaaggagaagaaggaggaggaggagggtgccaACATGCCCAACCCGTTCCAGCCAATTTACAATGTTGTTCATGAG GAGGACAATAAGGAGACGGGAAAGGGAGAGGACGCCCTGCAGGGCGGCGCTCTGAATTGCAGGAGCAAACCGAAGGAGGATGTTGAGAGCACCAAATCAG GGCCAGCAGACCAAGCCCAAAAGAAGAGCAGGAAACTGCGTCTGAGGTGGAGAAACAACAGGGTTGAACCTCTGAGGGTTGAGGACTCCACCTAG
- the LOC143481099 gene encoding ADP-ribosylation factor-like protein 13B, which yields MSSKALAHRSLTVTHVSPSENPVNVAPTVGFSKVDLKRGKFQVTIFDLGGGKRIRGIWENYYSESHGVVFVVDSSDIQRIHETRATMAEVLRHPRIAGKPVLVLANKQDQEGALPEADIIESLSLEKLVNEQKCRCQLEPCSAVLGYGRTVDKSIRRGLKWLLSNIAEDYEAIAERVQRDTAKQRAWEEQDRKERAERVRKIREERDRKEREEAEQEERRVEEKKEEEEGANMPSPIQPINSVVHEAGFPPSQ from the exons ATGAGCAGTAAAGCTCTGG CGCACCGTAGTCTCACAGTAACGCATGTCTCTCCCTCAGAGAACCCAGTCAATGTGGCCCCCACGGTGGGCTTCTCCAAGGTGGACCTGAAACGAGGCAAGTTCCAGGTGACCATCTTCGACCTCGGCGGTGGGAAGCGCATCCGCGGCATCTGGGAGAACTACTACTCAGAGTCGCACGGCGTGGTGTTCGTGGTGGACTCCAGCGACATCCAGAGGATCCATGAGACCAGAGCCACCATGGCCGAGGTCCTCCGACACCCTCGAATCGCCGGCAAGCCCGTGCTAGT actggCCAATAAGCAGGACCAGGAAGGAGCATTGCCTGAAGCCGACATCATTGAGAGCCTATCACTGGAAAAGCTGGTCAATGAGCAAAAATGTCGCTGTCAGCTT GAGCCGTGCTCGGCGGTGTTGGGCTACGGCCGGACGGTGGACAAGTCCATCAGGAGAGGCCTGAAATGGCTCCTGAGCAACATCGCCGAGGACTACGAGGCGATCGCCGAGCGCGTGCAGAGGGACACGGCCAAGCAGCGGGCCTGGGAGGAGCAAGACAGGAAGGAGCGAGCAGAACGAGTGAGGAAAATACGGGAGGAGAG GGACAGAAAAGAgcgtgaggaggcggagcaggaagagaggcgagtggaagagaagaaggaggaggaggagggtgccaACATGCCCAGCCCCATCCAGCCAATAAACAGTGTTGTTCATGAGGCAGGTTTCCCTCCCAGCCAATGA